The window ACCTTGTTTCTGATGGAAATTAACGACTGAAGACATGCAGGTGGCGCAGCCGGTGGAGGTCGGGGGCGAGTCGGAGATCGATCCGACGGGGAGGGCCGTCCGGCGGGACTACTACtacggcagccacgacttcaccgcctCCCTCTTCTGGTCGCCCTTCCTGGTCAAGGCCAACCTGTCCAACGCCACGCTCGGCATGTGGGACGTGCACCTCGACACGCCGGACGCCCGGTGGGCGACGCACGTCGCTGGCTTCGACCACCTCGTCCTCTCGGGAACCAACTGGTTCCTCCGCCCCTCGGTGTATTACGAGGGCGGGCGCGCTGTCGCGTGCAACGGCGGTGCCAGCTGCGTCAACGGGAACGTGACGGCCGAGATGACCGTGCCCCGCGCACTGCGCGCGGCGTTCCGGACGGCGCTCGGCGCCGTCGCCGCGCGCGAGGGGTTCCGCGGCAAGGCGGTGCTCCGGACGGTGACGCCCGCGCACTTCGAGGGCGGCGAGTGGAACACCGGCGGCGACTGCGTCCGCACGCGGCCCTACCGGCGCGGCGACCGCGCCCTGGGCGCCTTCGAGGCCGAGTACCGCAGCGCTCAGGTACGCACATAAAACCCCGAGGATCTCGTGCCATGCGGAGCGTGACGTACGGCTGCTAAATGAAATGCTGTGACTCGACTAGGTTGAGGCGCTGAGGGAGACGAAGGCGGCGGCGAGGACGAGGAGGGACGGCGCGGAGGCGGAGCTGGTGCTGATGGACATCACGGAGGCGATGGACCTGCGGCCGGACGGGCACCCGAGCCGGTACGGGCACCGGCCGGGCGGGAGCGTGGAGGGCAGCTTCGTGGTGGACTGCCTGCACTGGTGCTTGCCAGGGCCGATCGACCTGTGGAGCGAGCTGCTGTCCCAGATGCTCCTGCAACCACATCACTAGCAGATCGACGACTTGGGGTGTTCGTCAATCGTCACAGTGAAAAATTCCGTGATTCTTTGGCTCTTCAGACGTGAAACTGCGATGTAACTTGGAAGTTGGAAGGCTAATCTGTGATCGCGTCGACATAAGTGGTGCATCGTGGATCGTCGGCAGAAGTTTATCTGGCAAAGTAGATCCTCCACTAAACATGGCTAGTGTCACGCTGTCAAGACGTTGACTTGCTTAATTGAGTATGCCTGTCTCACGTTGGATACCTACTTGCCAGTGCTTGATTGCTTGGTGACTATGGAGTGGAGGTCCATATACGACTCACGCACCGCCACTACCATGGGAGACAAAACTGTGGACTCAAGCACCCAGCGACGTGCAATGTAACGTGTAGCCCATGATCATAGATTCTCCATCATTTTAGAACATTTCCCACAGGAGGAAATGAATCCTGATTGGACTTGGGCACATGCTGCCGCCTCTGTGTTTCTGTGATTGGAAACTGCTTCCTCGTACCATATGGAGCTCACCTTAGGACATCTATCTTCCCTCGAAATTATTTACCTCATCAAAAGGCTCCCTTTTAATGAgtcagggcatctccaacactACATCCCTAAGACGGACACGATATTTGTCCACGGACCGGTCCGTCCGAGCCAGTCATCCAactaaacccgggcatgggcagcccagcccgacgacccggcccgaacccggcccgaaaaacccgggccgggccgggctgggCTTgacgttcgggccgggctcgggcctagttttGCAGCCCGGAagatagttcgggccgggctcgggcttcattttttatgtatttcgggccgggctttcgggctttgggccgggcttgcacgtgcgTACACTAAAAAACAgcgttcgggccgggctttcgggcttcgggcttgacttcgggccgggctcggaCTTGAAAATAGGGAGTATTTcaggcttcgggccgggctcgggcttgggaaatgaaggtcgggcttttataagcccggcccgaaacccggcccggcccgacgtttgcccgggTTTACATCCAACCATGTCCCTTAGATGTCCGTCTCTATTTTTGTAAGTTCA is drawn from Triticum dicoccoides isolate Atlit2015 ecotype Zavitan chromosome 6B, WEW_v2.0, whole genome shotgun sequence and contains these coding sequences:
- the LOC119320196 gene encoding protein trichome birefringence-like 19, which produces MKSHKSKSGPSSPKRSAAFAAPVAFLLILVLVTLYDLTFADRRYLRIHGASSSSVASPACDLTRGEWVHDAAEAPYYTNLTCPFIDDHQNCMKFGKPSLEFLRWRWRPDGCELPRFDAARFLEAMRGKSMAFVGDSLARNHFKSLLCLLSRVAQPVEVGGESEIDPTGRAVRRDYYYGSHDFTASLFWSPFLVKANLSNATLGMWDVHLDTPDARWATHVAGFDHLVLSGTNWFLRPSVYYEGGRAVACNGGASCVNGNVTAEMTVPRALRAAFRTALGAVAAREGFRGKAVLRTVTPAHFEGGEWNTGGDCVRTRPYRRGDRALGAFEAEYRSAQVEALRETKAAARTRRDGAEAELVLMDITEAMDLRPDGHPSRYGHRPGGSVEGSFVVDCLHWCLPGPIDLWSELLSQMLLQPHH